The following are encoded together in the Armatimonadota bacterium genome:
- a CDS encoding DUF4091 domain-containing protein: protein MRSIWLCTLLPALALPAFCADWHHPLYLGNGGYWKQRIVITIRNDMDHEAAGEPVNVAVGSGATQADIAGRRAEALRVCNQQGQEMLFDVISPTGAPVLTGPIPEGSTLVIPAECAAGAEALYYVYFDNPAAWGVPDFLQASLGVRNGGMEEGTGVAPDGWNHDAGDEKHEAMWVSENPRSGKKCLKTVVAEGAEPTWIATRQGGIHIVGGARYRMTAWVKAENVKGNAGWYIHVGNEQNYMIISPMLYGGEGTYDWKQVTAEFVAPENANRADLGTVLRGTGTAWFDDVTLETVAEVRVRVTECRREALDVTEIGQDAPWFDDNPGDNLRWDCRVPVRVFNPADQALEQPLVFVDTSIIAARMRGMMNFASVRVTDAGKLVPHYEVSDRLLFEGSIPAKTIKTFYVYFSSDPAIKAAETSDYAGLLASDRNLVRNPSFEEPGQLPDGWPGGAEGVQSDGTEMAVVEGGLFGSRAVRMSIPEGSTRSWTGWRQNVPVQPFKSYFLSGWLKTEDVSPSAQIHAHYRNADGELCESRKFTSIGPALSGTKDWTLMAGLFEMPEDIATFQVHLTMNASGTVWHDGIVLAEAVEGTVGPIEGAQTEALAELAVWPVNAVVKVFPDDIPPREAPATVISCARNEKEPLQLALRSPRDLTGVKASVVAPVNAAGARLDDVEINVVGFVPIDHKTNYYSTDSPSWHRKYPKSPGACDGWPGMWPDPLLPTNTFDLPENTTQPVWVTVSVPENAAPGDYSGSVRFRAEGLDARVPFTVHVWDFTLPRENHVKAIYDVRQNEGWWQVPGQTRQETLEQFWRFMADHRTNPHQVYPAPSIRYENGQVIADFEDFDRAAEVFFNELGMKHSYTPWYFYCFGWGHPPGEKFGEAPYPGEYPYQDVDRAVLRPEFKTAYQACLGAFWTHIKEKGWDDKFTLYISDEPFDHHEHIIKQMQALCDMIHEVDPAIPIYCSTWRHIPAWNGYLDVWGIGHYGCVPVDVIKERKEAGDTIWWTTDGQMCTDTPYCAVERLLPHYCFKYGADAYEFWGIDWLTYNPYQYGWHRYIHQSGEPGEYTWVRYPNGDGFLAYPGSLIGHPGPVSSVRLAQAREGVEDYEYLYLLRDLVAKGKAAGKDVSAGEAALELASTLVEIPNAGGRYSTKILPEPQKLYDIREAVAEAIERLK from the coding sequence ATGAGATCCATCTGGTTGTGCACACTACTGCCGGCGCTTGCGCTGCCCGCGTTCTGCGCGGACTGGCATCACCCGCTCTACCTTGGCAATGGCGGGTACTGGAAACAGCGCATCGTCATCACTATCCGCAATGACATGGACCACGAAGCCGCGGGCGAACCGGTGAACGTGGCGGTCGGCTCCGGCGCAACCCAGGCGGATATCGCGGGCCGGCGTGCCGAGGCATTGCGGGTCTGCAACCAGCAGGGGCAGGAGATGCTGTTCGACGTCATTTCCCCCACGGGCGCACCGGTACTGACCGGCCCAATCCCCGAGGGCAGTACACTGGTGATTCCCGCCGAATGCGCGGCGGGTGCGGAAGCCCTGTACTATGTCTACTTCGACAACCCCGCTGCCTGGGGTGTGCCCGACTTCCTCCAGGCATCCCTCGGTGTGCGCAACGGCGGCATGGAGGAAGGCACGGGTGTGGCACCGGACGGCTGGAACCACGACGCAGGGGATGAGAAGCACGAGGCCATGTGGGTATCCGAGAACCCGCGATCCGGCAAGAAGTGCCTGAAGACCGTAGTTGCCGAGGGTGCCGAACCCACCTGGATCGCCACCCGGCAGGGCGGCATCCACATCGTCGGCGGGGCTCGGTACCGCATGACCGCCTGGGTGAAGGCCGAGAACGTCAAAGGAAATGCGGGCTGGTACATCCACGTGGGCAATGAGCAGAACTATATGATCATCTCGCCCATGCTCTACGGCGGCGAGGGCACCTATGACTGGAAGCAGGTCACCGCGGAGTTCGTCGCGCCAGAGAATGCCAACCGCGCCGACCTTGGCACCGTCCTGCGGGGGACCGGAACCGCGTGGTTCGATGACGTGACCCTGGAGACCGTGGCCGAGGTGCGCGTCCGCGTGACCGAGTGCAGACGGGAAGCGCTCGATGTAACCGAGATTGGCCAGGATGCCCCGTGGTTCGACGACAACCCCGGCGACAATCTGCGCTGGGACTGCCGGGTGCCGGTTCGCGTCTTCAACCCGGCGGATCAGGCGCTGGAACAGCCCCTCGTGTTCGTGGACACCTCGATCATCGCCGCCCGCATGCGCGGCATGATGAACTTCGCCTCGGTGCGCGTCACCGACGCGGGCAAACTGGTGCCGCACTATGAAGTCTCCGATCGTCTGCTGTTTGAAGGCTCTATCCCGGCGAAGACGATCAAGACCTTCTATGTTTACTTCTCCAGCGACCCGGCGATCAAAGCCGCTGAGACATCTGACTATGCGGGACTGCTCGCCAGCGACCGCAACCTGGTGCGGAACCCGAGTTTCGAGGAGCCTGGGCAGCTTCCTGACGGCTGGCCCGGCGGCGCGGAGGGAGTGCAATCAGACGGCACCGAGATGGCTGTGGTGGAGGGTGGCCTGTTCGGCTCCCGGGCCGTGCGAATGAGCATCCCGGAAGGATCCACCCGTTCCTGGACCGGCTGGCGGCAGAATGTGCCTGTGCAGCCCTTCAAGAGCTACTTCCTCTCCGGCTGGCTGAAGACTGAAGACGTCAGCCCCAGCGCCCAGATCCATGCTCATTACCGCAATGCTGACGGCGAGCTTTGCGAGAGTCGGAAGTTCACCAGCATCGGCCCAGCGCTGTCCGGAACCAAGGACTGGACGCTCATGGCCGGGCTGTTTGAGATGCCCGAGGACATCGCCACCTTCCAGGTTCATCTCACCATGAACGCATCGGGCACCGTCTGGCACGACGGCATCGTGCTGGCGGAAGCCGTGGAGGGCACGGTGGGTCCCATAGAAGGCGCACAGACGGAGGCTCTGGCCGAGCTCGCCGTCTGGCCGGTGAACGCGGTGGTCAAGGTCTTCCCGGACGACATCCCTCCGCGCGAGGCGCCCGCAACGGTGATTTCCTGTGCCCGCAATGAGAAGGAACCCCTCCAGCTTGCCCTGCGCAGCCCGCGAGACCTGACCGGCGTGAAGGCAAGCGTTGTCGCGCCGGTAAACGCCGCCGGTGCCCGGCTGGATGACGTGGAGATCAACGTGGTCGGGTTCGTGCCCATCGACCACAAGACCAATTACTACTCCACCGACAGCCCTTCCTGGCATCGGAAGTACCCCAAATCACCCGGCGCCTGCGACGGCTGGCCTGGCATGTGGCCCGACCCGCTCTTGCCCACTAATACCTTCGACCTGCCGGAAAACACCACGCAGCCGGTGTGGGTGACGGTTTCGGTTCCTGAAAACGCCGCGCCCGGCGACTATTCCGGTTCCGTGCGCTTCCGGGCCGAGGGTCTGGATGCCCGGGTGCCTTTCACCGTGCACGTGTGGGACTTCACGCTTCCCCGTGAAAACCACGTCAAGGCTATCTACGACGTGCGCCAGAACGAGGGCTGGTGGCAGGTCCCGGGTCAAACGCGGCAGGAGACCCTGGAGCAATTCTGGCGGTTCATGGCGGACCACCGGACCAACCCGCATCAGGTCTACCCCGCGCCCAGCATCCGGTACGAAAACGGCCAGGTGATCGCGGATTTCGAAGACTTCGACCGAGCAGCCGAGGTCTTCTTCAACGAGCTTGGTATGAAACACAGCTACACCCCGTGGTACTTCTACTGCTTCGGCTGGGGCCACCCCCCCGGCGAGAAATTCGGCGAGGCCCCCTATCCTGGCGAGTACCCGTATCAAGATGTGGACCGCGCCGTCCTGCGTCCGGAGTTCAAGACCGCCTACCAGGCCTGCCTGGGCGCCTTCTGGACCCACATCAAGGAAAAGGGCTGGGACGACAAGTTCACCCTTTACATCTCGGACGAGCCTTTTGACCATCACGAGCACATCATCAAACAAATGCAGGCCCTGTGCGACATGATCCACGAGGTCGATCCGGCGATCCCCATCTACTGCAGCACTTGGCGGCACATCCCGGCCTGGAACGGGTACCTGGACGTGTGGGGAATTGGGCACTATGGGTGCGTGCCGGTGGATGTGATCAAGGAGCGTAAGGAGGCCGGGGACACCATCTGGTGGACCACCGACGGGCAGATGTGCACCGACACCCCGTACTGCGCCGTGGAGCGCCTCCTGCCCCACTACTGCTTCAAGTATGGCGCCGATGCCTACGAGTTCTGGGGCATCGACTGGCTCACTTACAACCCGTACCAATACGGCTGGCACCGGTACATCCACCAGAGCGGCGAGCCGGGCGAATACACCTGGGTGCGGTACCCCAACGGCGACGGCTTCCTGGCGTACCCGGGCAGCTTGATCGGCCATCCGGGACCCGTGAGTTCGGTGCGTCTTGCCCAGGCCCGCGAGGGCGTCGAGGATTACGAGTACCTGTACCTGCTGCGGGACCTGGTGGCGAAGGGCAAGGCAGCGGGGAAAGACGTGAGTGCGGGTGAGGCGGCGCTGGAGCTTGCGTCAACGCTGGTGGAAATCCCCAACGCCGGCGGCCGATATTCGACAAAGATCCTGCCTGAACCGCAGAAGCTGTATGACATTCGGGAAGCAGTCGCGGAGGCGATCGAGAGGCTGAAGTAG
- a CDS encoding Gfo/Idh/MocA family oxidoreductase yields MRTYRVGIIGLGRMGCTICDEVVGYEAFRLPYSIAGACAESPRLEFACGADLDPTKREACRQRWGCSALYEDFLRMIEQERPDMVAICTRGENHAELAVACADAGVPMMYLEKAMACSMLEADAVRDAILRNGTVFNTGVLRRFGDHYQKVRAMIADGIIGEPRAVIQKSGGSLLHSNIHAVDFAMFMLGDPKALRVWGELPRGTEFVGNRLDHDPGAVYRVEFEGGAQAWQVPFGNYDVEIIGSAGIIECLNNGMDFVIRRPENPPLKWPRYLPEVMEIPVQVSATVACLEDLVDAYETGRETLNNIEVAHHSTEICFATAESHRQGGAWVDLPLENRELYVWHV; encoded by the coding sequence GCGAACATACCGCGTCGGGATCATCGGGTTAGGGCGGATGGGCTGCACCATATGTGACGAAGTGGTCGGGTACGAGGCATTCCGGCTCCCGTACAGCATTGCAGGAGCCTGCGCAGAGAGTCCGCGGCTGGAGTTCGCCTGCGGCGCCGACCTGGACCCCACGAAGCGCGAGGCCTGCAGACAGCGCTGGGGCTGCTCGGCCCTGTACGAGGACTTCCTGCGGATGATCGAGCAGGAGCGCCCGGACATGGTGGCCATTTGCACCCGCGGCGAAAACCACGCTGAGCTTGCAGTGGCCTGCGCTGATGCCGGCGTGCCCATGATGTATCTGGAGAAGGCGATGGCCTGCTCCATGTTGGAAGCGGATGCGGTGCGCGATGCCATCCTCCGCAATGGCACGGTCTTCAACACCGGAGTGTTGCGCCGCTTCGGCGACCACTACCAGAAGGTGCGGGCCATGATCGCTGATGGCATCATCGGCGAACCCCGGGCGGTCATTCAGAAATCCGGCGGTAGCCTGCTGCACAGCAATATCCACGCGGTGGATTTCGCCATGTTCATGCTGGGTGACCCGAAGGCGCTCAGGGTCTGGGGGGAGCTTCCCCGGGGCACCGAGTTCGTGGGCAACCGTCTTGATCACGACCCCGGCGCGGTGTACCGGGTTGAATTCGAGGGCGGCGCGCAGGCCTGGCAAGTGCCCTTCGGGAACTATGATGTGGAGATAATCGGCAGCGCGGGGATCATCGAATGTCTCAATAACGGCATGGACTTCGTGATCCGTAGACCCGAGAATCCGCCGCTCAAGTGGCCCCGCTACCTGCCTGAAGTGATGGAGATTCCTGTGCAGGTCAGCGCGACGGTGGCGTGCCTGGAGGACCTGGTGGACGCGTATGAGACGGGGCGTGAAACGCTGAACAACATTGAGGTCGCTCACCACTCCACGGAGATCTGCTTCGCAACTGCCGAAAGTCACCGCCAAGGCGGGGCATGGGTTGATCTGCCGCTGGAGAACCGCGAGCTCTATGTATGGCATGTCTAG